In the Numida meleagris isolate 19003 breed g44 Domestic line chromosome 5, NumMel1.0, whole genome shotgun sequence genome, one interval contains:
- the LOC110400300 gene encoding beta-microseminoprotein A1-like, which translates to MKTFLACLLVLSVSVTVSNASCYFLPLKPVIHGDEIIGCYDMKGEPHELSSHWKTEDCLECSCLRSGISCCTSYATPVNFDEEKCISIFNKTACSYEVVEKADHSKKCEVHEWVG; encoded by the exons aaaaccTTCTTGGCCTGccttcttgttctttctgttaGCGTGACAGTGTCCAATGCTTCCTGCTACTTTCTGCCACTGAAGCCAGTGATCCATGGTGATGAGATTATAG GCTGCTATGACATGAAGGGAGAGCCACATGAACTCAGTTCTCATTGGAAGACTGAAGACTGCTTAGAGTGCTCCTGTTTAAGGTCTGGGATCAGCTGCTGCACCAG CTATGCAACACCAGTTAATTTTGACGAAGAAAAATGCATAAGCATATTCAACAAGACCGCCTGCTCTTACGAAGTAGTGGAGAAAGCCGATCACTCAAAAAAATGCGAAGTACATGAGTGGGTGGGCTAA